One Synechococcus sp. Nb3U1 genomic window, GCTGGTGCGCGGTCGGTTTGGGGCACACCTAACCCCGGTGGGGGAGCGCCTACTGCGCCATGTGCGCAAAATGCTGCAACTGCGCGAACAAATGGATTATGAGGCCAACCTGGAAAAAGGCCTGCGGGGAGGAAGTGTGCGGGTGGCCGCTTTTCGCAGTGCCGCCACTCATCTACTGCCGCCGGTGATCGCCCGCTTTCGTCAACAATTTCCGCAAATCACCCTCGCCCTCACCGAAGAGGATCCGGCCACGGTAGAACAGCTGCTGCGCTCCGGTCAGGTGGATATTGGCCTATTGCCGCTGCCCCGTAATGCAGACGATCTGGAAACTTGGGAGATTGCCCGCGATGAATTTATTCTGTTAATCCCTCACAGTTTTGGATCCCTGCCGGAAACCCTCACTTGGGCCGATCTCTCCCAATTTTCCTATATTCTCTACAACTACGCCGAATGCACCACAGCGGTGCGGAACCACTGGG contains:
- a CDS encoding LysR family transcriptional regulator, whose protein sequence is MNISQLQTLVAVVEQGNFSDAALQLHISQSAVSRAIASLEEELGVRLLVRGRFGAHLTPVGERLLRHVRKMLQLREQMDYEANLEKGLRGGSVRVAAFRSAATHLLPPVIARFRQQFPQITLALTEEDPATVEQLLRSGQVDIGLLPLPRNADDLETWEIARDEFILLIPHSFGSLPETLTWADLSQFSYILYNYAECTTAVRNHWEAAQQTLKVAYLVKEDSTIVNMVAQGLGAAILPRLAAIPIPDGIQIRRLPIPLERVIGAAILASALHPPAVFAFLEALR